A portion of the Sulfuricurvum kujiense DSM 16994 genome contains these proteins:
- a CDS encoding PepSY domain-containing protein, with protein MKFIPFVSLSLVSLSLYGAMGSSITIPVQEHLKYSFGNHRNHTVQKMEEKQYYKSMAPMSDEDIRNHLSGEGYSVRSIKLRDIAYELVYQVYVTDNTSKSLKLYVDPANGSILKEEIIE; from the coding sequence ATGAAATTTATTCCCTTTGTTTCTTTGTCATTGGTCTCTTTGTCTTTATACGGTGCTATGGGTTCATCAATCACTATTCCTGTACAAGAACATCTTAAATATTCTTTTGGAAATCATAGAAACCACACTGTACAAAAAATGGAAGAAAAGCAATATTATAAATCGATGGCACCGATGAGTGATGAGGATATACGCAATCATCTTTCAGGTGAAGGTTATAGCGTTCGAAGCATCAAACTGCGCGATATCGCTTACGAATTGGTATATCAGGTATATGTAACGGATAACACGTCAAAAAGTTTAAAGCTTTATGTCGATCCTGCTAACGGGTCAATTT
- a CDS encoding transporter: MKKPITLLLAALCGINVFGNDDPIVPDRPGFSTGTQTVKPNVVNIEVGYQYAFNNYDTKPSSHTLPLMVLRTGISEKSELDILWDGINLDKEEGASTVHSKADLSIGGKYKLLENEQYNLTLLGVVSLPTGTAPSTSDSVNPLVGLLWDYSLSDTNTLFGTVQTSSTKIDHNREYDQQFSIGTSFAHTETIGSFIEFYTIIPSESGLHTTKTIDGGMTYLLTNDIQLDVNVGLGLNRYSSHFIGFGFATRF, from the coding sequence ATGAAAAAACCAATCACACTTCTATTAGCAGCATTGTGCGGTATCAATGTATTTGGAAATGACGATCCCATTGTCCCGGATCGTCCCGGATTTTCAACCGGTACTCAAACCGTAAAACCCAATGTCGTCAATATCGAAGTCGGGTATCAGTACGCATTTAACAACTATGATACAAAACCATCATCCCATACCCTCCCTTTAATGGTTTTGCGTACAGGGATCTCGGAAAAATCGGAGTTAGACATATTGTGGGACGGTATCAATTTGGATAAAGAAGAAGGGGCGTCGACCGTACACTCAAAAGCCGATTTATCCATTGGAGGAAAATACAAGCTTTTAGAAAACGAACAATACAATCTTACTCTGCTGGGGGTAGTGTCGCTCCCGACCGGAACGGCTCCATCGACCTCTGACAGTGTCAATCCGTTAGTCGGATTGCTGTGGGATTATTCACTGTCCGATACCAATACGTTATTCGGAACCGTTCAGACCAGTTCAACGAAAATTGATCATAACAGAGAATACGATCAGCAATTCTCGATCGGTACCTCTTTTGCTCATACTGAAACGATCGGCAGCTTTATTGAGTTTTATACGATCATCCCTTCCGAATCCGGTTTGCATACGACAAAGACTATAGACGGCGGGATGACCTATTTATTGACTAACGACATTCAGCTTGACGTTAATGTCGGTTTAGGACTAAACCGATATTCCTCCCATTTTATCGGCTTTGGATTTGCGACACGTTTTTAA
- a CDS encoding PhnD/SsuA/transferrin family substrate-binding protein: MKTLTYFLSLLIYLSFFTSTISAKESVRIGVLAHKNYASTHSMWDLTAEYLNEKIPEYDFQIVPLRFEEFPPYLRDKKIDFVITNSAYYVDLESRYGISRVATLKNRGFNGKVQMEFGGVIFKRTVNRTIDQVEDIKNKKFAAVNEESFGGWIMALRELKEKNINQKDLKTTFYGTHEAVVYAVRDGKAEAGTVRTDTLERMASEGKININDFTVLNQKNYPDFYYQVSTRLYPEWPIATTKHTSSALAERVAVALISMGEESEAARASKSLGWTIPLDYQSIHECLKELGMGPYKHLREDVFLYIFEEYGTYIIIAGIFLLLSFTVTLYIARINSKLNDTQQELETLNSSLEDKIREKTQHLYDKSIKLEEAYLNEKYLRSILRTVADVNQMLITTRSVDELIDKAALCLSTNESLKNAKISVVKEGELILGAAYGAGDIKHITPIDRKAYEHGKNLMITDMCDPSLDDECQNYVDLYAIKGIYALPLKSSSFTEEVIGVLTICTGREGGFSVEEQKMIEELAGDIGFALNSFTQQEQINALHEDRVKSYQNFIDAMVNMIEQRDTYTAGHTVRVAHYAELIAREMELPEKEIQKLVESAKLHDIGKVVTPDSILLKPGKLSKLEYELIKEHARAGYEVLSNVHLYQELADIMIDHHERYDGSGYPEGKKGGEISLLGHIMAVADSFDAMTTNRIYKPRKEIDESLIELNELSGIWYHPAVVNAALRVLPGVNIDTSINQIASSALEEERMSYFFKDRLTKLYNEDYFTMTLNGRARHPKPAKLWIVSLVNFHRYNKAYGWERGNALISEFAEYLSQTFSGYQIFRIWGDRFVIADFEGDIETLLAESPLAKEGVEAKTKEVAQIPDNLEELMHEKI, from the coding sequence ATGAAAACACTCACATATTTTTTATCGCTTTTGATCTATTTGTCGTTTTTTACCAGTACGATAAGTGCGAAAGAGAGTGTGCGTATCGGAGTACTGGCTCATAAAAACTATGCATCTACCCACAGCATGTGGGATCTGACCGCTGAATATCTGAATGAAAAAATTCCGGAATACGATTTTCAAATCGTCCCGCTTCGTTTTGAAGAATTCCCCCCCTATTTACGAGATAAAAAGATCGATTTTGTCATCACCAATTCAGCTTATTACGTCGATTTGGAGAGCCGTTACGGAATTTCGAGAGTCGCAACACTTAAAAATAGAGGCTTTAACGGCAAAGTCCAAATGGAGTTCGGCGGCGTCATTTTTAAGCGTACGGTGAATAGGACGATTGATCAGGTCGAAGATATAAAAAATAAAAAATTTGCGGCGGTCAATGAGGAATCATTCGGCGGCTGGATAATGGCGCTGAGAGAGCTTAAAGAGAAAAATATCAATCAAAAGGACTTAAAAACAACCTTTTACGGTACCCATGAAGCGGTTGTCTACGCTGTCCGCGACGGGAAAGCCGAAGCCGGTACGGTGCGTACCGATACGTTAGAGAGGATGGCAAGTGAAGGGAAAATCAATATAAATGATTTTACTGTTTTAAATCAAAAGAACTATCCCGATTTTTATTATCAAGTAAGTACACGGCTCTATCCCGAATGGCCGATAGCAACGACGAAGCATACCTCAAGCGCTCTGGCAGAAAGGGTAGCCGTCGCCTTAATCTCAATGGGGGAAGAGTCCGAAGCCGCACGGGCGTCAAAGTCATTGGGATGGACGATACCGCTCGATTATCAAAGTATCCATGAATGCCTTAAAGAACTTGGAATGGGGCCGTATAAACATCTTAGAGAAGATGTGTTTTTGTATATTTTCGAAGAATACGGTACGTATATCATCATTGCGGGAATCTTTCTATTGCTCTCTTTTACGGTTACGCTGTACATAGCGAGAATCAATTCAAAATTAAATGATACGCAACAGGAACTGGAAACACTCAATAGCTCTTTGGAAGATAAAATCCGCGAAAAAACGCAGCATTTGTATGATAAAAGCATAAAACTCGAAGAAGCGTATCTCAACGAAAAATATTTACGAAGCATTTTGCGAACGGTAGCGGATGTCAATCAGATGCTGATTACGACACGCTCGGTGGATGAGCTGATTGACAAAGCGGCACTATGTTTGAGTACAAACGAATCGCTAAAAAATGCAAAGATTTCTGTCGTAAAAGAGGGAGAATTGATCCTGGGTGCAGCGTACGGTGCGGGAGATATCAAACATATTACTCCAATCGATCGAAAAGCATACGAACACGGCAAAAATCTGATGATTACCGATATGTGCGATCCCTCATTGGATGACGAGTGTCAAAATTATGTGGACTTGTATGCGATTAAAGGGATTTACGCCCTGCCGTTGAAAAGCAGCTCTTTTACTGAAGAGGTAATCGGCGTTCTGACGATCTGTACGGGCCGTGAGGGCGGATTTAGTGTTGAAGAGCAGAAGATGATTGAAGAACTGGCGGGGGATATCGGGTTTGCCCTTAACTCGTTTACCCAGCAAGAACAGATCAATGCACTGCACGAAGATAGGGTGAAAAGCTACCAAAACTTTATCGATGCCATGGTCAATATGATTGAACAGCGTGATACCTATACGGCGGGACATACGGTGAGAGTCGCCCATTATGCCGAGTTGATTGCCCGAGAGATGGAACTGCCGGAGAAAGAGATTCAAAAACTGGTGGAATCGGCCAAACTGCATGACATCGGAAAAGTCGTAACCCCCGATTCAATCTTACTTAAACCGGGAAAACTGAGCAAACTGGAGTATGAGCTGATCAAAGAACATGCGAGGGCAGGGTATGAAGTTCTTTCAAACGTTCATTTGTATCAAGAGCTGGCGGACATAATGATCGATCATCACGAGCGTTATGACGGAAGCGGGTATCCTGAGGGTAAAAAAGGGGGAGAGATATCCCTGCTGGGTCATATCATGGCGGTTGCCGATTCGTTTGACGCGATGACGACGAACCGAATTTATAAACCTCGAAAAGAGATTGATGAATCGCTGATTGAGCTCAATGAACTGAGCGGTATCTGGTATCATCCTGCGGTGGTGAATGCGGCTTTGAGAGTATTGCCCGGTGTAAATATCGATACGTCGATTAACCAAATAGCTTCCAGCGCGCTGGAGGAAGAGCGGATGAGCTATTTTTTCAAAGACCGGTTGACGAAACTCTACAATGAAGACTATTTTACGATGACGCTGAACGGACGGGCCCGTCATCCGAAGCCCGCTAAACTCTGGATCGTATCTTTGGTTAACTTTCATCGTTATAACAAGGCATACGGCTGGGAGAGAGGAAATGCGCTTATTTCAGAATTTGCGGAGTATTTATCCCAGACATTCTCGGGATATCAAATCTTCAGAATATGGGGCGACCGATTTGTGATCGCCGACTTTGAAGGAGATATAGAGACCTTGCTGGCAGAATCGCCGTTAGCAAAAGAGGGTGTCGAAGCAAAAACAAAAGAAGTTGCTCAAATTCCGGATAACTTGGAAGAACTGATGCACGAAAAAATATAA
- the fusA gene encoding elongation factor G, with product MARSHKLEDVRNIGIAAHIDAGKTTTTERILFYTGVSHKIGEVHEGAATMDWMEQEQERGITITSAATTCEWLGKQINIIDTPGHVDFTIEVERSMRVLDGAVAVFCAVGGVQPQSETVWRQANRYGVPRMVFVNKMDRIGADFYNVEDQIRNRLKANPVPIQLPIGAEDQFKGIIDLVKMKAILWDDDAAMGSNYREEEIPADLVEKANDYRARMMEAAAEGDDTLMEKFFEEGELSNEEIMRGIKAGCLKMEIIPMTCGTAFKNKGVQTLLDAVVDYLPSPLEVAAIKGTKEDDEEVEVEVESRDDAPFAGLAFKIMTDPFVGQLTFVRMYRGVLESGSYAINTIKGKKERIGRIVKMHANKREEIKALYAGEIGAVVGLKDTTTGDTLCDESDRIVLERMHFPEPVISVAVEPKTKADQEKMGIALAKLAAEDPSFRVHTDEETGQTIISGMGELHLEILVDRMFREFKVEAEVGAPQVAYRESIRNEVSQEYKYAKQSGGRGQFGHVYIRVKPGVPGTGFIFHNEIKGGVIPKEYIPAVEKGCKEAMQKGVLAGYPIEDVEVALYDGSYHEVDSNEMAFKLAASMGFKEAARKANPAILEPMMKVEVEVPENFMGDVIGDLNRRRGQVNNMGDRSGNKIVDAFVPLSEMFGYSTDLRSATQGRASYSMEFDHYEEVPRNVADEIIKKRNS from the coding sequence ATGGCAAGATCCCATAAACTAGAAGACGTAAGAAACATCGGTATCGCCGCTCACATCGACGCGGGTAAAACGACAACAACTGAGCGTATCTTGTTCTACACCGGTGTATCACACAAAATCGGTGAGGTTCACGAAGGTGCTGCAACTATGGACTGGATGGAGCAAGAGCAAGAGCGTGGTATTACCATTACTTCTGCTGCGACAACTTGTGAATGGTTGGGCAAACAAATCAACATCATCGACACTCCGGGCCACGTTGACTTCACCATTGAAGTTGAGCGTTCTATGCGTGTACTTGACGGTGCAGTAGCGGTATTCTGTGCAGTTGGTGGGGTTCAGCCACAATCTGAAACAGTATGGCGTCAAGCAAACCGTTACGGTGTACCTCGTATGGTTTTCGTCAACAAAATGGACCGTATCGGTGCCGATTTCTACAACGTAGAAGATCAAATCCGTAACCGCTTAAAAGCAAACCCGGTACCTATCCAACTTCCAATCGGTGCGGAAGATCAATTTAAAGGGATCATCGATCTCGTTAAAATGAAAGCGATCCTTTGGGATGACGACGCTGCAATGGGTTCAAACTACCGTGAAGAAGAGATCCCTGCTGATTTGGTTGAAAAAGCAAACGACTATCGTGCACGCATGATGGAAGCGGCAGCTGAAGGTGACGATACTTTGATGGAGAAATTCTTCGAAGAGGGTGAACTTTCAAACGAAGAGATTATGCGCGGGATCAAAGCCGGATGTCTTAAAATGGAAATCATCCCTATGACATGCGGAACTGCGTTCAAAAACAAAGGGGTACAAACTCTTCTTGACGCGGTTGTTGATTACCTTCCGTCTCCATTGGAAGTTGCGGCGATCAAAGGTACTAAAGAGGACGACGAAGAGGTAGAAGTAGAAGTTGAATCACGTGATGATGCTCCGTTCGCCGGCCTTGCGTTCAAAATTATGACCGACCCGTTCGTAGGACAATTGACATTCGTACGTATGTACCGCGGTGTTCTTGAATCCGGTTCATATGCGATCAATACCATCAAAGGTAAAAAAGAGCGTATCGGACGTATCGTTAAAATGCATGCGAACAAACGTGAAGAGATCAAAGCGCTTTACGCAGGTGAAATCGGTGCGGTTGTAGGTCTCAAAGACACAACTACCGGAGATACTTTGTGTGATGAGAGCGATCGCATCGTTCTAGAGCGTATGCACTTCCCTGAACCGGTTATCTCGGTTGCGGTTGAGCCTAAAACAAAAGCGGACCAAGAAAAAATGGGTATCGCTCTTGCAAAACTCGCTGCGGAAGATCCATCGTTCCGTGTTCACACTGACGAAGAGACAGGACAAACAATCATCAGCGGTATGGGTGAGCTTCACCTAGAGATCCTTGTTGACCGTATGTTCCGTGAGTTCAAAGTTGAAGCGGAAGTCGGTGCACCTCAGGTTGCATACCGTGAATCTATCCGTAACGAAGTCAGCCAAGAGTACAAATATGCGAAACAATCGGGTGGACGCGGACAATTCGGTCACGTTTATATCCGCGTTAAGCCGGGCGTACCTGGAACAGGTTTCATTTTCCACAACGAAATCAAAGGTGGGGTTATTCCGAAAGAGTATATCCCTGCAGTTGAAAAAGGGTGTAAAGAAGCTATGCAAAAAGGTGTTCTTGCCGGTTATCCGATCGAGGACGTTGAAGTTGCATTGTATGACGGGTCTTACCATGAGGTTGACTCGAATGAGATGGCGTTTAAACTTGCTGCATCTATGGGATTCAAAGAGGCTGCGCGTAAAGCGAACCCGGCTATCCTTGAGCCTATGATGAAAGTTGAAGTTGAAGTTCCTGAAAACTTTATGGGTGACGTAATCGGTGACCTTAACCGCCGCCGCGGACAAGTTAACAACATGGGTGACCGTTCTGGTAACAAAATTGTTGACGCGTTCGTACCGTTGTCTGAAATGTTCGGTTACTCAACTGACCTTCGTTCAGCGACACAAGGACGTGCAAGTTACTCTATGGAATTCGATCACTACGAAGAAGTTCCACGTAACGTTGCCGACGAGATTATCAAAAAGCGTAACAGCTAA
- the rpsG gene encoding 30S ribosomal protein S7: protein MRRRKAPVREIMPDPVHGSKVLTKFINKIMWDGKKSTAEKIMYGALDIMGSRGEKTGIEVFNAAIENIKPVIEVKSRRVGGATYQVPVEVRPVRQLSLAIRWLTDAARKRNERTMAERLANELSDAANDKGTAFKKKEDTYKMAEANKAFAHYRW from the coding sequence ATGAGAAGAAGAAAAGCGCCCGTTCGCGAAATTATGCCTGACCCGGTTCATGGTTCAAAAGTATTGACGAAATTCATCAATAAAATCATGTGGGACGGTAAAAAAAGTACCGCTGAGAAAATCATGTACGGTGCATTGGATATCATGGGTTCACGTGGTGAAAAAACAGGTATCGAAGTATTCAACGCTGCGATTGAGAACATCAAACCAGTTATCGAAGTAAAAAGCCGCCGTGTGGGTGGAGCGACCTACCAAGTTCCAGTAGAAGTTCGTCCTGTACGCCAACTTTCTCTTGCTATCCGCTGGTTAACCGATGCGGCACGCAAACGTAACGAGCGCACTATGGCAGAGCGTTTGGCAAATGAATTATCAGATGCTGCAAACGACAAAGGTACAGCGTTCAAAAAGAAAGAAGATACTTACAAAATGGCAGAAGCGAACAAAGCGTTTGCTCACTATCGCTGGTAA
- the rpsL gene encoding 30S ribosomal protein S12 yields MPTINQLIRKERQAVVKKSKSPALVSCPQRRGVCTRVYTTTPKKPNSALRKVAKVRLTSGFEVISYIGGEGHNLQEHSIVLVRGGRVKDLPGVKYHIVRGALDTAGVKDRKVSRSKYGTKKAKAKK; encoded by the coding sequence GTGCCAACAATCAACCAACTTATTCGTAAAGAGCGACAAGCGGTAGTGAAAAAATCAAAATCACCCGCTTTGGTGTCATGCCCACAACGTCGTGGTGTATGTACTCGTGTATATACTACAACCCCTAAAAAACCGAACTCGGCGCTTCGTAAAGTTGCTAAAGTTCGTTTGACTTCAGGGTTTGAAGTTATTAGTTATATCGGTGGTGAGGGTCACAACTTGCAAGAGCACTCTATCGTTCTTGTTCGCGGCGGCCGTGTAAAAGACTTACCAGGGGTTAAATACCATATCGTACGTGGTGCTCTCGATACAGCGGGTGTTAAAGACCGTAAAGTATCTCGTTCTAAATACGGAACGAAAAAAGCTAAGGCTAAAAAATAA